In the Topomyia yanbarensis strain Yona2022 chromosome 3, ASM3024719v1, whole genome shotgun sequence genome, one interval contains:
- the LOC131690111 gene encoding growth arrest and DNA damage-inducible protein GADD45 alpha-like, whose amino-acid sequence MVVASKPTPIMSKVGFKTVGIGANVRSTLVAASADNRVVVGMTSSIRSLMEEPNKFVFCFMVAPKLNDSGAHMQEVLLEAFCFENDIYIIKVDSAEKLSRLLGSSCLESCALIKKCCSGGEECFSRSENILIDYCEFYWDVPSKPVIKLPEK is encoded by the exons atggtgGTCGCTAGTAaacctacaccaatcatgtccAAGGTCGGATTCAAAACAGTGGGAATCGGCGCCAATGTCCGCTCGACGTTGGTGGCCGCTTCCGCCGACAATCGAGTCGTGGTCGGAATGACCAGCTCTATCCGTAGTCTCATGGAGGAACCAAATAAGTTCGTGTTCTGCTTCATGGTTGCACCGAAGCTGAACGACAGTGGTGCTCACATGCAGGAGGTTTTGCTGGAGGCATTCTGTTTCGAGAATGACATTTACATAATAAAG GTTGACAGTGCGGAAAAACTCAGTCGGTTACTCGGATCGTCCTGTCTGGAGTCCTGTGCGTTAATCAAGAAATGCTGCTCCGGCGGTGAGGAATGCTTCTCTCGCAGTGAAAACATCCTGATTGACTATTGCGAATTCTACTGGGATGTGCCGTCGAAACCGGTTATCAAACTACCGGAAAAATGA